A single genomic interval of Oreochromis aureus strain Israel breed Guangdong linkage group 12, ZZ_aureus, whole genome shotgun sequence harbors:
- the LOC120443019 gene encoding cobalamin binding intrinsic factor-like — translation MKKPALLSAVLLLLFFVGTSAQGNTNFKVQVNVSPKNIKTYSTSTAYRGSLFGGLTRLKYSNQGFNFQYIPNDDYGPFLQSVNGLAGNSSYYWQLLSGKTPLDVGMGCYLPTANEVVTLKYTKI, via the exons ATGAAGAAgcctgctctcctctctgcagtcctgctgctgctgttttttgttgGGACATCAGCTCAGG GTAACACTAACTTCAAAGTGCAGGTGAATGTGTCACCCAAGAACATTAAGACCTACAGCACTTCTACTGCTTATAGAGGAAGCCTCTTCGGTGGACTGACGAGACTGAAATACTCAAACCAAGGCTTCAA CTTTCAGTACATACCAAATGATGACTATGGACCATTCCTTCAGAGTGTAAATGGTTTGGCAGGAAATTCATCATACTACTGGCAACTGCTGAGTGGTAAAACCCCACTCGATGTTG gtatGGGATGTTACCTTCCAACAGCAAATGAAGTCGTCACCCTGAAATACACGAAAATTTAA